A window of Fictibacillus halophilus contains these coding sequences:
- the wecB gene encoding non-hydrolyzing UDP-N-acetylglucosamine 2-epimerase has protein sequence MKIVTILGTRPEIIRLSLIIKKLDQLADQHVLIHTGQNFTPSLNDVFFQEFQLRKPDYILMKQQFSFGNQIAHLFSELEKILLHEKPDKVLVLGDTNSALSSIVTERLNIPVVHMEAGNRCFDLNVPEEKNRKVIDAISTFNLPYTKYSRENLIREGVPVNRIMVSGNPIYEVLTQFKEQIDNSNILEKLNVSKRNYMLVTAHRAENVDNQVHLKEILTGLNLVAEHFKMPIICSIHPRTKSRILESSTLQMHPFVQFHEPFGFFDFVKLEKHAFCALTDSGTVQEECCLFQVPTVTMRNSTERPETVECGSNCVSGVSAKQILASVKVMTKQKKPWSIPEGYGDLDVSDRVVKFILGGNSIV, from the coding sequence TTGAAAATAGTAACTATTCTTGGAACACGACCAGAGATTATACGCCTAAGTTTGATCATCAAAAAATTAGATCAATTAGCAGATCAACATGTATTAATTCACACAGGACAAAATTTCACACCTTCATTAAATGACGTGTTTTTCCAAGAGTTTCAACTCAGAAAGCCAGACTATATTTTAATGAAACAACAATTTTCTTTCGGAAATCAAATTGCCCATCTGTTTTCAGAGCTAGAGAAAATATTGTTACATGAGAAGCCTGATAAAGTTTTGGTTCTAGGTGACACGAATAGCGCTCTTTCTTCTATCGTGACTGAAAGGTTGAATATACCGGTCGTTCATATGGAAGCGGGAAACCGATGTTTTGACCTGAATGTACCTGAAGAAAAAAACAGAAAAGTAATTGACGCCATCTCTACATTTAATCTGCCGTATACCAAATACAGCAGAGAGAACTTAATCAGAGAAGGAGTTCCTGTTAACCGAATCATGGTTTCAGGTAACCCGATCTATGAAGTGTTAACTCAATTTAAAGAACAGATTGATAATAGCAATATTCTAGAAAAATTAAATGTTTCCAAAAGAAATTATATGTTGGTCACAGCCCATCGTGCTGAAAACGTGGACAATCAGGTTCATTTAAAAGAAATATTAACAGGTCTAAATTTAGTTGCTGAACATTTTAAAATGCCAATCATCTGTTCTATTCACCCACGCACGAAATCAAGGATTCTAGAGAGCAGTACGTTACAGATGCACCCATTTGTACAATTTCATGAACCCTTTGGATTTTTTGACTTTGTGAAGCTAGAAAAGCACGCATTTTGTGCCCTAACAGATAGCGGGACCGTTCAGGAGGAATGCTGTTTGTTCCAAGTGCCAACCGTAACGATGAGAAATAGTACCGAACGGCCAGAAACCGTCGAGTGTGGCAGTAATTGTGTATCTGGTGTTTCAGCAAAACAAATTTTAGCATCGGTAAAAGTAATGACAAAGCAGAAGAAGCCATGGTCCATTCCAGAAGGCTATGGAGATCTTGATGTTTCAGATCGAGTTGTAAAGTTTATTTTAGGAGGAAATAGTATTGTTTAA
- the prpE gene encoding bis(5'-nucleosyl)-tetraphosphatase PrpE, which yields MKYDIIGDIHGCFKEYKELVTKLGYEWKNNLPVHKNDRRLVFLGDLMDRGPASLQVFEHVYELVQNDLALYSPGNHCNKLYRYFLGRNVQIKHGLETTVAELNALTPVERQKIRDHFCTLYENAPLYLHLDQGKLVVAHAGIREDYVGQFHNKVKTFVLYGDITGESNPDGTPVRRDWAKKHSGNITIVYGHTPVEEVRHIQNTWNIDTGCVFGGKLSALRYPEMETFSVPSTMPYVPEKFRSFHD from the coding sequence ATGAAATATGATATTATCGGTGACATCCATGGATGTTTTAAAGAATACAAAGAACTTGTGACGAAACTAGGATATGAATGGAAGAACAATCTTCCTGTACATAAGAATGATCGAAGACTCGTATTTTTAGGTGACTTGATGGATCGTGGTCCAGCGTCACTACAAGTATTCGAACACGTCTATGAGCTTGTACAAAACGATCTAGCTCTCTATTCACCTGGTAATCATTGCAACAAGTTGTATCGATATTTTTTAGGACGAAACGTTCAGATCAAACATGGTCTCGAGACAACTGTTGCCGAACTTAACGCGCTCACTCCTGTTGAAAGACAAAAAATTAGAGATCATTTTTGCACTCTATATGAAAATGCTCCTCTCTATCTGCATCTCGATCAAGGAAAATTAGTCGTAGCTCATGCAGGAATACGAGAAGATTATGTTGGTCAATTCCATAACAAAGTAAAAACATTTGTGTTATACGGGGATATTACAGGTGAGTCAAACCCTGATGGAACCCCTGTCAGAAGAGATTGGGCGAAAAAACACTCTGGAAATATTACTATTGTTTATGGACATACGCCTGTTGAAGAAGTGCGTCATATTCAAAATACATGGAATATTGATACTGGATGCGTATTTGGCGGTAAGCTAAGTGCGCTTCGGTATCCTGAAATGGAGACGTTTAGCGTACCGTCAACCATGCCATACGTTCCTGAAAAGTTTCGGTCTTTTCACGACTAA
- a CDS encoding FtsW/RodA/SpoVE family cell cycle protein, with product MQNNHKSPWQQLDYNLLFLLFLMIITSCVAIYSAQMMDQYGSNFVIKQLVWYFIGGIAVVGVMVLDFDQFRKLSWYVYGFGILLLLGILVAPESIVPNINGAQSWYRFGPFALQPSELVKVALVIAIANTIATHNEKYIVRTLHEDLLLLGKIALIAGFPTLLVLMQPDLGTSLVFMAITGSLLLVSGIRWRIILILILSFILFISILVWIYFTFPQFFVDHILDQYQLNRFYAWLEPYEHKDAGYHTRNALLAIGSGMLFGKGFTEGSVYLPEAQTDFIFSIIGEEFGFFGTSIVISLFFLMVYRMINTALESNEAFGSYLCAGVIGMLTFQVFQNIGMNIQVMPITGIPLPFISYGGSSILAYMIAFGLVLNVRSRTTKYMFE from the coding sequence ATGCAAAATAACCACAAGTCACCATGGCAGCAACTCGATTACAATCTTTTGTTTCTTTTGTTCTTAATGATCATCACGAGCTGTGTTGCCATCTATAGCGCACAGATGATGGATCAATACGGCAGCAACTTCGTCATAAAGCAACTCGTTTGGTACTTTATCGGTGGAATTGCTGTAGTCGGCGTTATGGTTTTAGATTTTGATCAGTTTAGAAAATTATCCTGGTACGTATATGGGTTCGGTATCCTGCTACTGCTGGGTATTCTCGTAGCTCCTGAGAGCATCGTTCCAAACATTAACGGTGCACAGAGCTGGTACAGATTTGGTCCTTTCGCATTGCAGCCTTCAGAACTTGTAAAAGTGGCATTAGTTATAGCCATCGCCAATACAATTGCTACTCACAATGAAAAGTATATTGTTCGCACTTTGCATGAAGACCTGTTACTGCTAGGAAAAATTGCGTTAATCGCTGGTTTTCCTACACTTCTCGTCCTAATGCAGCCTGACCTAGGTACGAGTCTTGTATTTATGGCGATTACAGGAAGTCTTTTACTTGTATCGGGAATTAGATGGAGAATTATTCTTATCCTTATTCTTTCCTTTATCTTGTTCATATCAATCCTAGTTTGGATATATTTTACCTTTCCACAATTCTTCGTGGATCATATACTTGATCAGTATCAGCTTAACCGTTTCTACGCGTGGCTTGAACCGTATGAACATAAGGATGCTGGATATCATACAAGAAACGCATTGCTCGCGATCGGCAGTGGGATGCTGTTCGGAAAGGGCTTTACAGAAGGTTCTGTTTATCTGCCCGAAGCACAAACTGATTTTATTTTCTCCATCATTGGTGAGGAGTTTGGTTTCTTCGGAACAAGTATCGTTATCTCTCTATTCTTCTTGATGGTATACAGAATGATCAATACCGCTCTAGAGAGCAATGAAGCTTTTGGAAGTTATTTATGTGCAGGAGTCATTGGTATGCTTACTTTCCAGGTGTTCCAGAACATTGGAATGAACATTCAAGTAATGCCGATTACAGGTATCCCCCTTCCGTTTATCAGCTATGGAGGAAGTTCGATCCTCGCTTATATGATAGCCTTTGGGCTCGTATTAAACGTTCGGTCGAGAACAACTAAATATATGTTTGAATAG
- a CDS encoding monovalent cation:proton antiporter family protein, producing the protein MEEHASFTSLVLVILTAFFVPILLNKFRLRVIPVVVAEIIVGIILGKSGLDVVHSDAWLEILSVLGFIFLMFLSGLEIDFSIFAGESNSKKRKEKKEPNRLVVSSIIFLFILILSYGLSLLFVWGGFTESAFFMTLVISTISLGVVVPTLKEEKLSKTTIGQIILLVAVIADLVTMILLALFVSMESGDPSRMWLLLILFAAGILLYFIGKQMRNRSFLETMSKGTIQLDTRAVFTLIIVLVGLSESVGAENILGAFLAGVLVSLLSPNKQLVHKLDSFGYGFLIPIFFVMVGVELDIRSIFADPKALALIPLLLIALLISKFLPILYLRKWYDWKTVTAAGFLLTSTLSLVIAAAKIGERINVIDARTSSALILTAVISAIITPIFFKKLFPKKEEEEAGKEQLVFVGANQFTLPLTTELDQTRFEYRLYHTKQEEKDQKQLDSFNIQELDDYETATLIQANVFDTDIIVLATGSDETNENLALIAKEEGVERVVARIEDPLKRDGLKGKGIEVYSVYFSSQVLLKALIENPAVVDILTTSDNSLNEILVENSAYHRTALRNFPFLGDSIIVRIYRGKESIVPHGDTEILLGDKMVVTGSKQQVLQMRQILG; encoded by the coding sequence ATGGAAGAACATGCATCGTTTACTTCATTAGTATTAGTCATTCTTACAGCATTTTTTGTTCCTATTCTGCTAAACAAATTTCGGTTGAGGGTAATACCTGTAGTCGTAGCTGAAATTATTGTAGGGATTATTTTAGGAAAGAGCGGTTTGGATGTTGTCCATTCTGACGCATGGCTTGAGATCTTATCGGTACTCGGCTTTATTTTCTTAATGTTTTTAAGTGGTCTTGAAATTGATTTTAGTATCTTTGCAGGCGAATCCAATTCTAAGAAAAGGAAAGAAAAGAAAGAACCGAATCGTCTTGTCGTTTCAAGTATCATCTTTCTATTCATACTGATACTATCGTATGGATTATCCCTTCTTTTTGTTTGGGGTGGGTTTACAGAAAGTGCGTTCTTTATGACGCTTGTTATCTCGACGATCTCACTGGGAGTAGTAGTACCCACATTAAAGGAAGAAAAGCTATCTAAGACGACCATTGGCCAAATCATCTTACTAGTCGCGGTTATTGCAGATCTTGTTACCATGATTCTTCTCGCACTCTTTGTTTCAATGGAATCAGGAGATCCGAGCAGAATGTGGCTGTTACTTATTCTATTTGCCGCAGGTATTCTTTTGTATTTCATTGGAAAACAAATGAGAAATCGTTCTTTTTTAGAAACGATGTCCAAAGGAACGATACAGCTAGATACAAGAGCTGTTTTCACATTAATCATTGTCTTAGTCGGACTGTCAGAATCCGTTGGTGCAGAGAACATATTAGGTGCTTTCTTAGCTGGGGTTCTCGTTTCTCTACTTTCACCCAATAAACAACTTGTTCATAAGCTTGATTCTTTTGGTTATGGATTTCTAATTCCAATATTTTTTGTAATGGTAGGGGTTGAGCTCGACATTCGCTCGATATTTGCTGATCCTAAAGCATTAGCACTCATCCCGTTATTATTGATCGCGTTACTAATTTCTAAGTTTTTGCCTATTCTGTACCTTCGAAAATGGTATGACTGGAAAACGGTGACTGCAGCAGGGTTCTTATTGACTTCAACACTTTCATTGGTGATCGCTGCTGCAAAAATCGGTGAACGAATCAATGTGATTGATGCTCGAACATCATCAGCATTAATCCTAACAGCTGTTATCAGCGCCATTATTACACCTATTTTCTTTAAAAAGCTGTTTCCTAAAAAAGAGGAAGAGGAAGCAGGTAAAGAACAACTCGTATTTGTTGGAGCCAATCAATTTACGCTACCGTTAACAACAGAGCTTGATCAAACTAGGTTTGAATATCGCCTTTATCATACGAAACAAGAAGAAAAAGATCAAAAACAACTGGATAGCTTTAATATACAAGAACTAGATGATTATGAGACAGCAACATTAATCCAGGCAAATGTTTTTGATACAGATATTATTGTTTTGGCAACAGGAAGCGATGAAACAAATGAAAACCTTGCTCTGATTGCAAAAGAAGAAGGTGTAGAACGAGTTGTCGCTCGTATTGAAGATCCTTTAAAGAGGGATGGGCTCAAAGGCAAAGGGATTGAAGTGTACTCTGTTTACTTTTCTTCTCAAGTGTTGTTAAAAGCGCTAATAGAAAATCCAGCTGTGGTAGATATTCTTACAACATCTGATAATAGCTTGAATGAAATTCTCGTTGAAAACAGTGCATACCACAGAACGGCCTTAAGAAACTTTCCTTTCCTTGGCGATAGCATTATCGTTCGGATCTACCGAGGAAAAGAATCGATTGTTCCGCATGGTGACACTGAGATTTTATTAGGTGACAAGATGGTTGTGACGGGCAGTAAGCAACAAGTGCTGCAGATGAGACAAATATTAGGTTGA
- the fabI gene encoding enoyl-ACP reductase FabI, with product MYQLSLENKTFVVMGVANKRSIAWGIAQSLSNAGARLVFTYAGERLEKNVRDLAESLGRNDSIVLPCDITNDEEIKKTFATLKEEVGVIHGLAHCIAFANTEELKGEYLNTTREGFLLAHNISSYSLTAVVKEARPLMTEGGSIVTLTYLGGERVVSNYNVMGVAKASLDASVKYLASDVGKDGIRVNAISAGPIRTLAAKGIGDFNSVLKEIEEKSPLRKANTQEEVGDAALFLMSDLARGITGEILHVDSGYNTIAR from the coding sequence ATGTATCAACTATCATTAGAAAATAAAACATTTGTCGTAATGGGTGTTGCGAATAAGAGAAGTATTGCTTGGGGAATTGCACAATCTCTTTCAAATGCAGGTGCGCGTCTAGTATTTACATATGCAGGCGAAAGATTAGAGAAAAATGTACGTGATTTAGCAGAGTCCCTTGGAAGAAATGATTCAATCGTCCTTCCTTGTGATATTACGAATGATGAAGAAATCAAAAAGACTTTTGCTACATTAAAAGAAGAAGTTGGCGTGATCCACGGACTTGCTCATTGTATCGCTTTTGCAAACACAGAAGAATTAAAGGGCGAGTATTTAAACACAACACGTGAAGGTTTCCTTCTTGCTCATAATATTTCATCTTACTCTTTAACTGCAGTAGTAAAAGAGGCACGTCCATTGATGACAGAAGGTGGAAGCATCGTCACTCTTACATACCTTGGCGGTGAAAGAGTCGTTTCCAACTATAATGTAATGGGTGTTGCAAAAGCTTCTCTAGACGCAAGTGTTAAGTATCTTGCAAGTGATGTAGGTAAAGACGGAATCCGTGTTAACGCCATTTCAGCTGGACCGATCCGTACTCTTGCTGCTAAAGGAATCGGTGACTTTAACTCTGTATTAAAAGAGATCGAAGAAAAATCACCCCTTCGAAAAGCAAATACGCAAGAAGAAGTCGGAGATGCTGCACTGTTCTTGATGAGTGATCTCGCTCGTGGAATTACGGGTGAGATTCTACACGTGGACAGTGGTTATAACACGATTGCACGATAA
- a CDS encoding glycosyltransferase family 4 protein: protein MITAKILFVFYLPSGGMETLNRQRCKALKNHGIDCHLLYLQNGTGLQNITEIPTYITNDDAEIKRIIMDDFNAIFVCSDIGLLQRIRKLGFTGKLFYEVQGLGSYQNAKKILLQAKPNVETYSNGILFPNTPHLINLIHANYPSTPKYCFHNCFDKDEFRYVSMGKPNFPIVGWVGRIEENKNWKDYLEFSFRFLRHKPHTQFWMFIDDTLGDQKERMKFNRLVTKMGLTNSLVLHANIPHKQMANYFSMIGDSGGFLLSTSKVEGFGYAVIEAMSCRCPVLSSDSDGVKAFITHNQTGKFYTNNRIETAVPEALELVNNDSLRNSIIEQAYKHLDVFNLDTYAQEFINILK from the coding sequence ATGATCACAGCTAAAATTTTGTTTGTTTTTTATCTTCCTAGCGGTGGGATGGAAACATTGAACCGTCAGCGCTGCAAAGCACTTAAGAATCATGGGATCGACTGTCACCTTCTCTACTTACAGAACGGTACAGGTTTGCAGAACATTACAGAGATTCCCACGTATATCACAAATGACGATGCTGAAATAAAAAGAATAATAATGGATGATTTTAATGCAATCTTTGTTTGCTCAGACATCGGCTTGCTTCAGCGAATACGAAAGCTCGGATTTACTGGTAAGCTTTTTTATGAGGTGCAAGGGTTGGGTAGTTACCAAAACGCTAAAAAGATTTTACTTCAAGCAAAGCCAAACGTTGAAACTTACTCTAACGGAATTCTTTTTCCAAACACGCCTCATTTAATCAACTTGATTCATGCCAATTATCCTTCTACACCTAAATATTGCTTTCATAATTGCTTTGATAAAGATGAATTTCGTTATGTTTCAATGGGAAAACCGAACTTTCCAATCGTTGGTTGGGTTGGAAGAATTGAAGAGAATAAGAATTGGAAAGACTATTTAGAGTTTTCCTTTCGCTTCTTGAGACACAAACCCCACACTCAATTTTGGATGTTCATAGACGATACGTTAGGAGACCAAAAGGAACGAATGAAGTTTAATAGATTGGTTACTAAGATGGGTTTAACCAATTCATTAGTACTGCACGCGAATATTCCACATAAACAGATGGCAAACTACTTTTCTATGATTGGGGATTCCGGAGGATTCTTATTATCAACTTCTAAAGTAGAAGGTTTCGGGTACGCGGTCATTGAGGCGATGAGTTGCAGATGCCCCGTTCTCTCTTCTGATTCGGATGGAGTAAAAGCTTTCATTACTCATAATCAAACAGGTAAATTTTATACGAATAATAGAATTGAAACGGCTGTACCTGAGGCATTAGAGCTAGTGAACAATGATAGTTTGCGAAACAGCATTATAGAGCAAGCTTATAAGCATCTGGATGTGTTTAACCTAGATACGTATGCTCAGGAATTTATTAATATCTTAAAGTAA
- a CDS encoding RluA family pseudouridine synthase yields MNKFTFTWYVQNEEAPVLLREYLKTKHISKAALTDIKFHGGALFVNKKEVTVRTLLNEGDEVTVWFPPEIKSSSMEAEDIPLDIIYEDQHFVAVLKPAGMPTIPSLYQPNGSLASAVLYYYQKNDIPSTFHAVNRLDKDTSGIVLIAKHRFAHSLMSKQQKEKVIKREYIAFVHGELKDERGTVDRPIVRNPESIIERMVSEDGQPSITHYEKIDFVPTLNFTVVSLRLETGRTHQIRVHMASIGHPLLGDDLYGGSLEMIERQALHSEKTSFIHPFTEEHIKLDAELPQDMKNLWSHR; encoded by the coding sequence ATGAATAAATTTACTTTTACATGGTATGTGCAAAATGAAGAAGCTCCCGTCCTTTTAAGAGAGTATTTAAAGACGAAACATATTTCTAAAGCAGCGCTGACCGATATTAAGTTTCATGGCGGCGCTCTTTTTGTGAACAAAAAAGAAGTAACAGTAAGGACCCTCCTTAATGAGGGTGACGAGGTCACAGTATGGTTTCCTCCAGAAATAAAGAGCTCTTCAATGGAGGCAGAAGATATACCTCTAGACATAATTTATGAAGATCAACATTTTGTTGCGGTTCTTAAGCCTGCGGGGATGCCAACGATTCCATCGCTTTATCAACCGAATGGGTCACTTGCTTCAGCGGTTCTATACTATTATCAAAAAAACGATATACCTAGTACGTTTCATGCGGTAAACCGATTAGATAAAGATACTTCAGGTATTGTATTAATAGCGAAACATCGATTCGCACATTCCCTCATGTCAAAACAGCAAAAAGAAAAAGTTATAAAGAGAGAATATATTGCTTTTGTTCATGGTGAATTGAAGGATGAAAGAGGCACTGTGGATCGCCCGATTGTAAGGAATCCAGAGAGTATTATTGAAAGAATGGTAAGCGAAGATGGTCAACCCTCTATCACTCATTACGAAAAGATAGATTTTGTGCCTACATTAAACTTTACCGTTGTCTCATTACGATTAGAAACAGGGAGAACACACCAAATTAGAGTACATATGGCTTCAATCGGTCACCCTTTACTCGGAGATGACTTATATGGTGGTTCATTAGAAATGATTGAGCGTCAGGCTTTACATAGTGAGAAAACCTCGTTCATCCATCCATTTACAGAAGAACACATTAAGTTAGATGCTGAATTACCTCAAGACATGAAAAATCTTTGGAGTCACCGATAG
- a CDS encoding glycosyltransferase, which translates to MSKLNILFITKDTSQFIEKSSFYLYQQLQRDMNVEVWSEHASVQYILAHVQRKPDFILFNDIHKNYSPFISGLESLEIPSGMIVHDLHYKPRLRERIMKLDCFKVLFPHYKEAFINMFPSLSYKVHWFPHHVNEHVFKDYQLTKETDLLMVGANYPHLYPLRATIMQEMKSLSGFKTFKHPGYRDIQTHEKDIISGNDYAKQINAAKLFITCDSIYHYPLLKYFEVLASKTLLLAPGSPELQELGFIDGQTFVQIDFNNYKEKIHYYLSNAVERDAIAKQGHKMVHERHTSSKRALEMIHKIQTILERKC; encoded by the coding sequence ATGAGCAAGTTAAACATACTCTTTATCACAAAAGACACTAGTCAATTTATTGAAAAATCAAGTTTCTATTTGTATCAACAACTTCAAAGAGACATGAATGTTGAAGTATGGAGTGAACATGCTTCTGTACAATATATTCTTGCACACGTTCAAAGGAAACCTGATTTCATATTATTTAATGATATCCATAAGAACTATAGTCCTTTCATAAGTGGACTTGAGAGTTTGGAGATACCTTCAGGGATGATTGTTCACGATCTGCATTATAAACCTAGACTTCGTGAAAGGATAATGAAATTAGACTGCTTTAAGGTTTTATTTCCTCATTATAAAGAAGCATTTATTAATATGTTTCCTTCATTATCATATAAAGTGCACTGGTTCCCACATCATGTGAATGAACATGTATTTAAAGATTATCAACTTACGAAAGAAACAGACCTTTTGATGGTAGGTGCAAACTATCCACATCTTTATCCTCTTAGAGCCACGATCATGCAAGAGATGAAGAGTTTAAGTGGATTTAAAACGTTTAAGCACCCCGGATATCGTGATATTCAAACGCACGAGAAAGATATTATCTCAGGCAATGATTATGCAAAACAAATTAATGCTGCAAAGTTATTTATTACTTGCGATTCGATCTATCATTATCCTCTTTTGAAGTATTTCGAAGTTTTGGCATCAAAAACATTGCTGCTGGCGCCAGGTTCACCTGAATTACAGGAGCTTGGGTTTATTGATGGCCAAACATTCGTACAAATTGATTTCAATAACTATAAAGAAAAAATTCATTATTATTTAAGTAATGCTGTGGAACGAGATGCTATTGCCAAACAAGGACATAAGATGGTTCATGAGAGACATACATCCAGCAAACGAGCTCTGGAAATGATACACAAAATACAAACCATTCTTGAAAGGAAATGTTAA
- a CDS encoding NAD kinase, with product MKFAIVSKGDNKSNILTEKIRAYLEEFELVYEEEEPEIVITVGGDGTLLHAFHHYVHRIDKTAFVGVHTGHLGFFADWLPEEVEKLVIHIAKTPFQIVEYPLLEVTVRYIDGLDEKRYLAVNECTVKSVEGSLVMDVEIKGEKFETFRGDGLCISTPSGSTAYNKALGGAIIHPSLASIQLSEMASINNRVFRTIGSPLVLPQHHTCILKPVNDVDFHITIDHRFLIQKKVKSIQYRVAEEKIRFARFRPFPFWKRVKESFVGD from the coding sequence ATGAAATTTGCCATCGTATCAAAAGGAGATAACAAATCCAATATTCTTACGGAAAAAATCCGGGCTTATTTGGAAGAGTTTGAATTGGTTTATGAAGAAGAAGAACCTGAGATTGTTATAACTGTTGGTGGTGATGGAACTTTGCTACATGCATTCCATCATTATGTGCACCGCATTGACAAAACAGCTTTTGTTGGTGTTCATACCGGTCACCTTGGTTTTTTTGCAGATTGGCTGCCTGAAGAGGTGGAAAAACTCGTTATACATATCGCAAAAACACCTTTTCAAATTGTTGAATATCCATTACTCGAGGTTACAGTACGATATATTGATGGTTTAGATGAGAAAAGATATCTCGCTGTAAATGAATGTACAGTAAAAAGTGTTGAAGGATCTCTCGTCATGGATGTCGAGATCAAGGGAGAAAAATTTGAAACGTTTAGAGGCGATGGTCTTTGTATCTCTACCCCTTCAGGAAGTACAGCATACAATAAAGCATTAGGTGGAGCGATTATCCACCCGTCTCTTGCCTCTATTCAATTATCAGAAATGGCTTCTATCAACAATCGTGTGTTTAGAACGATTGGTTCACCGCTTGTACTGCCCCAACATCATACTTGTATATTGAAACCCGTAAACGATGTGGATTTTCATATTACGATCGACCATCGATTCTTAATTCAGAAAAAAGTAAAGTCGATACAATATCGTGTAGCTGAAGAAAAAATTCGTTTTGCTCGTTTTCGTCCTTTTCCGTTCTGGAAACGAGTTAAAGAATCATTCGTCGGAGACTAA
- a CDS encoding glycosyltransferase: MDKVSIVIPFYNCTYVSHAIQSALDQTYNNIEIIVVNDGSFQHNEKLEPYRDRVTILSKPNGGTASALNAGIKAASGDFICWLSSDDMFLPKKVELQVAYMKQVGALISSTNFRLMNEYNVLTSSTLGFDNTDYLAFLKVMRRSCVINGCTVMMDKKLIQKIGYFDELLPSTQDYDFWLRVLCSDIKFYHYNQPLTHYRVHSEMGSQIRKSSIGKEVKLVSKRYKRKMTQQIVQRIKNM, translated from the coding sequence ATGGATAAAGTGTCAATTGTTATCCCTTTTTACAACTGTACTTATGTTTCACATGCCATACAAAGTGCGCTAGATCAAACGTACAATAATATTGAGATCATTGTCGTGAACGACGGATCGTTTCAACACAACGAGAAACTAGAACCGTATAGAGATCGGGTTACTATCCTCTCAAAACCAAACGGTGGAACGGCAAGTGCATTAAATGCTGGTATAAAAGCTGCCAGTGGTGACTTTATTTGCTGGTTAAGTTCTGATGACATGTTTCTTCCAAAGAAAGTAGAACTCCAGGTAGCTTATATGAAACAAGTAGGAGCACTTATCAGCAGTACGAATTTCAGACTTATGAATGAGTATAACGTTCTTACCAGTTCAACTCTTGGTTTTGACAACACTGATTATTTGGCGTTTCTTAAAGTCATGAGAAGAAGCTGTGTAATTAATGGCTGCACAGTTATGATGGATAAAAAGCTTATCCAAAAAATAGGATACTTTGATGAGCTGCTTCCGAGTACGCAAGATTATGATTTTTGGTTACGCGTTCTTTGTTCTGACATTAAGTTTTATCATTATAATCAGCCTTTAACTCATTATCGCGTACACAGTGAAATGGGTTCACAGATACGTAAATCATCAATCGGTAAGGAAGTTAAGCTTGTCTCTAAGAGATATAAAAGAAAGATGACTCAACAGATTGTACAACGAATTAAAAACATGTAA